A genomic stretch from Sphingobacterium sp. ML3W includes:
- a CDS encoding glycosyltransferase, which produces MISTTKRGIAFLSTFPPRACGIATYTTDLMKAISSKFEDSYDLIPIPIVETRDQANYDQAPLGILEIGDPVSFDTLFENIQHYKNIDIVCIEHEFGLFAGQEARFRSLVSALYATQITIVVTFHTVLPSPDSALRDQVSAIAEYCSQIVVMTQNSADILINAYKIAPNKITVIAHGTHLAPATNKQATLERYNLLGKKVLSTFGLLGPSKSIETTLYALPAIIKQNPNVLFLILGQTHPTLLQWEGETYRNQLQEIINQQGIADHVRFVNEFLSIESLLAYLSITDVYLFTSKDPLQAVSGTFSYALSSGCPIVSTPIPHVREVLKADMGTMIDFGASDQLADAVNQILDDTPRLEKIRHVNLQKMVKTSWQNVAIAHVNLFELLIDEKRDMLYSIPPLNLDHMFRMSTERAFVQFADISMPDLTSGYALDDNARALIAMLHHYKLYESQEDLGLIKKYLDFIAYCMQDDGTFLNYVDIDGNFTLQNEQENLEDANGRAVWALGEVVGLANLLPERIVKPAIELLERASKHALVYYSTRSMAFTIKGLSFMKGNNYKAIIEVLADRLVAMFEYESTADWQWYESYMTYGNSVIPEALLAAYESAGDKRYRDIAYQSFDFLLSRIIVDDEIHVISNKGWAQRDQPRAQPKGGEQPIDVAYTIIALDRFYRHTKDENYKNTIRTAFEWFLGRNHIQQIVYNPVTGGCFDGLEERTVNINQGAESTISYLLARLKMEAYLPETVS; this is translated from the coding sequence ATGATTTCAACGACGAAAAGAGGAATTGCGTTCCTATCAACTTTTCCCCCTCGCGCCTGCGGTATTGCCACCTACACAACAGATTTGATGAAAGCCATTTCAAGTAAATTTGAGGATTCATATGACCTTATTCCGATACCAATCGTAGAGACTCGGGATCAGGCTAATTATGATCAGGCTCCACTAGGTATACTGGAGATCGGGGATCCGGTTTCATTTGATACTTTATTTGAAAATATTCAACACTACAAAAATATCGATATAGTGTGCATTGAACATGAATTCGGTTTATTCGCTGGTCAGGAGGCCAGGTTCAGATCGCTTGTTTCAGCACTTTACGCAACGCAGATCACGATTGTAGTTACTTTTCATACGGTACTACCATCACCAGACAGTGCCCTACGCGACCAAGTATCCGCCATTGCGGAATATTGTTCACAGATCGTCGTCATGACTCAAAATTCTGCGGATATTCTTATTAACGCTTATAAAATCGCTCCGAATAAAATCACAGTGATCGCACATGGGACGCATTTGGCTCCCGCAACAAATAAACAGGCAACACTAGAGCGATATAATCTACTGGGCAAGAAAGTGCTGAGCACCTTTGGTCTACTAGGGCCCAGCAAAAGTATTGAAACAACATTATATGCACTTCCCGCTATTATTAAACAAAATCCAAATGTGCTATTTCTTATTTTAGGACAGACACACCCCACCTTGTTGCAATGGGAAGGGGAGACCTACAGAAATCAACTACAGGAAATAATAAATCAACAGGGAATAGCTGATCATGTCAGGTTTGTGAATGAATTTCTTTCGATAGAGTCACTATTAGCCTATCTATCCATCACCGATGTATATCTCTTCACATCAAAAGATCCCCTCCAAGCGGTGAGCGGTACATTTTCTTATGCCTTGAGTTCGGGCTGTCCTATCGTTTCGACACCGATTCCCCATGTCAGGGAGGTTCTGAAAGCAGATATGGGCACGATGATCGATTTTGGAGCATCGGATCAACTCGCTGACGCCGTTAATCAAATTTTGGACGATACACCGAGACTAGAGAAAATCCGCCATGTGAATCTTCAAAAAATGGTCAAAACCTCCTGGCAAAATGTAGCCATAGCCCATGTCAATCTATTTGAACTCCTTATTGACGAAAAAAGGGATATGCTGTATTCTATTCCCCCGCTCAATCTAGACCATATGTTTCGGATGTCAACGGAAAGAGCATTTGTTCAATTTGCAGATATCAGTATGCCTGACCTAACCAGTGGCTATGCATTGGATGACAATGCGCGGGCCCTTATTGCGATGTTACATCATTATAAATTATACGAATCTCAGGAGGACCTTGGCTTGATCAAGAAGTACCTGGACTTTATAGCTTATTGTATGCAGGATGATGGTACCTTTTTGAACTATGTAGATATTGATGGTAATTTTACCCTGCAAAACGAGCAGGAGAATCTCGAGGATGCCAATGGACGTGCTGTGTGGGCATTGGGAGAGGTGGTTGGATTAGCCAATCTGTTACCCGAGCGAATAGTCAAACCTGCTATTGAACTTTTGGAGCGAGCTTCTAAGCATGCGCTAGTTTATTATTCAACACGATCAATGGCCTTTACGATAAAGGGCTTAAGTTTTATGAAAGGCAATAATTATAAAGCGATCATAGAAGTTTTAGCCGACCGCTTGGTAGCCATGTTTGAGTATGAAAGTACCGCCGATTGGCAATGGTACGAATCCTACATGACCTATGGCAATAGCGTGATTCCGGAGGCATTGTTGGCTGCCTACGAGTCAGCTGGTGATAAGAGATATCGTGACATTGCTTATCAATCCTTTGATTTTCTATTGAGCAGAATTATTGTTGATGACGAAATCCATGTTATTTCCAATAAAGGCTGGGCACAACGCGATCAGCCGAGAGCTCAACCCAAAGGAGGGGAACAGCCCATCGATGTTGCCTATACCATTATTGCGCTGGATAGGTTTTATAGACATACAAAAGATGAAAACTATAAAAATACGATACGGACAGCATTCGAATGGTTCCTGGGGCGCAATCATATCCAGCAAATTGTTTATAATCCGGTGACGGGTGGTTGTTTTGATGGCCTAGAAGAGCGTACTGTAAATATTAACCAGGGTGCAGAATCGACCATAAGTTATTTATTGGCGAGGCTGAAGATGGAAGCTTATTTACCAGAAACTGTAAGTTGA